The region ACCAGAAGAACCCGCCTCATTGTAAGAGCACCCCTTAGTTACCCAATTTGAGCCTGCATTATGAATTCAGCTTCTGTTGAAACCACGAGCCTCCATTCCATGTGAGTAAGGGGATAGAATGAAGCAGCTAACTAATTTGGGGTAAAAGGGACAAGAAAGAAAGAGTTATAGTcaagatagaatgaaagaaaaaaagggcAGCACGTATAAAGTgacccagaaaaaaaaaaagaaacagtcaggtaaaggaaaggagaaaatgtaacctgaccctgaaaaaaataataaataataaataataaaaattaaaaataaattaaaaaaactttaGTTTAGAGGCAGGGCAGAAAATGATTTAACCTAACCCTGCAGTAGAAAGAATAGAGGAATAAGACCAAAATGGCCAAGGGAAGTTTTGAAGATTTAATAGGGAGGCTACTTTACTTTTGTTCCTGAGCTCACATGTCCTTAATCACTTTTCATGATTTTATGAACTTAGGACCCATAGGACCCTACCTACCTACGTCATAACCCCTGGCCCCATTAAAACCTTaatgaaagaccttaaggaactagtcTGTGCCTATGGAACTCAAACATCAGTGGTATGACAaaatgaatgagagaatggtcctaacatctctggtgagaaatgggtgaccgagtgaatccaacagttggctAGAGTaggggctatcttgacgaactgataGGCTGGTCAGACTGAACAAAAGGGGGGAGGAATTTGAGACTGCAAAATATTTGgaatgaccttaagcttgtAGGGAATATTGCCGGAAGTGAGCCAGTTTCAAacatggagaagtaattttTGTCTTAAATGTTATTTTTGAGTCAGTTATGTGAATATATGTGAGTCTGTTTGTTTTTAGGAGTTGGTCAGGGACCCATGCATGTCACTTGCCCTTTTCTTGTTGTTCTTTCATACTTAATGACAAgaatggtttaagtgtgagcaattTGATAGGGCTCattacaagcatggttttatagggtttattacactaacatggCTGATAATGTTTGAAAAGAATGGTGAAATTGATGTGCAGGGGCTATAAAGTGCAGAAGCGGCAAGTGCaggatcaacttgatcaactcgggaAAAGAGCGAAAAATTGACCAGAAGTGAAGCTAAGTTGATCACTTGTGAAGTCTGCCTAGCCGACAAGTTAATAAGTGGAGTTCACAATAAGAAGTGATGAGtcagaggagagagaagaaaagatttCATCTCAAGGGCATAAATGTCAAGATAGGATGGGCTTGCTCTAGGGATTTGAGCCCAACATTGTCCTATAAATATGGAGAGAGTGCACACAAGAGGGAGTTCGACACCATCATCACCTTCAGTCACCTCATTTTCACTTTAGTTTCTAAGTATGGAGTAGGAAGTTAGCTAGCTGCAGCAGGAGTCGTCGTTTCCACCTCAGTGctcatctcttcttcctcgtcaagGATGGAGGGACCCGGATCTGCGTAGAAGCTTTCGTAGTTTGAGTTTTTGTTGCACCCCGAGGGTTAAAACAATTTCTATTCTGTTTTTAGTTCATCGCTTTCAGTAGCTTAGTGGTTTTTCATGTTTTTCTTCTAGTTGCTACTCTAGTTTTCTTTCAGTTGTTAATCGATCTTTACATCATGTTTTGGAATTCTATTTTCGTTGCCTTTTTTTTACCGAAGatcgtttatgaaatggagtttttagTTCAAGTTATTTTAGATTTGATGTTCTCTGTTTTGATTGCTTTTATTTCCTTTAGTTCTGCTTTGTTTATGCTTTCTCGTAGATAGATTTATATTTCAGTTCATCAACTTGCATGAGAATAGATTAGAAACTTTAGATCTGCGTTCTTTACGTTGATTTCATAtggatctgtgtttgttttGTCTGATTTCTATTTTCATGTTTGTTGCTCTGTTTAGATCTGCTTTCGCTGTTTTCATTTAGCTGCTTAGCGAAGAAGAAAGTGGTAGTATGTTAGGATCGCAGTCTCTGTCACCTTTTCGGTGTTTACAGCTTTTTCGTAGTACGCTTGTTTTGTGCCAGTGGTCCCAagttactttttactttttcgttcttagcttagttgatcaagtcacaTTTCTCTACTTATGATGTCTCTAGTCTAGCTTGATCAATTTAGTTTAGTTAACTGATCAGTTCTCTTCCCTTAGTTTAAAACTTAACCCacttaaagcgtggccgcagccaaacCTCCCAAATGTCTCAATCCCAACTCCACTCGCATTTGTCcatgtgggattcgacccttacttccctttactagtttgtagtattgtgggttaaggtcttaaAATCCCTGAGTTTCTCTGTTCACACATCCAACGACCAGTAGTTGTCATCCAGCTTGAACCGTCTATTGTCTGATCAAGTTGCGCATGCTCTAcatgttttaaatttatatgtgaACCTTGAGTGCTTATTTAAAAGAATTATCTCAGAGCCATCACAGAGCTTTTCAAAAACCTCTATAGATTCCTAACTGAGCCTAATATGTAAATTAATATAagtaggagaataaatgagagaCATCTAATatgtaaattaatataaataggagaataaatgagagaCATAGATAACTTTTTCTTTGcaattttcgtccctctctctCAGTGTAGGGGTTGAATTTTTTTCCCTACTTTGTGTGGGAGTTCTGTAATCTTTATTTCAATTctaatatttgttattatttatgattaagactattttacactttgttaaATTACAACTGCAATGTACAAAATGTGCATTTGACGTCTTTATAGGCAGGTTGTCTTGATTAATGGATGTGTGGTATTCTCTGAGTCATTGATTGAAAAATAAATGCAAACCTACCAATGGAAATGGGGTTGAAGTGTACTGCATATTTGCAGACCTCATAAATTGTGGAATTATTTTTTGTGATCATGAGTCCTGTCTGCAGAGTGGCAATAATGTATCAATGTGTATCATAGTACATATGTTTTCATATAATGATAAAGGGAATATTATGGAACAATGCATGATTTATATTAAAAACAATAAATCATCTAATCAACGAATTCGAATTCGAATTCATGTTCTCCGTCCAAACGTTTTATAATACTTTGCACTACCACAAAATTTTCTAGAAGTGAAGTCATTATAGTAAAACCAATTGAACGTGTATATGCTTCATTTTTTTAGTAACAAATTTTACCTGAGCATCCACGACTGAGCTCTTGctagcgagcacggttgtgggcccgaccccactttttctgcttgctctctggcaagagcacaacacccacagctgtactcttctgcaaggacgagcacaattcaatttaaaattcaattaaacaaaaacatttccataatattaaaattcattaaaaaaccacaataaatattacaaattacaaataaaataaaaaagacataattaaaatcctaaaacttaaaaattacataattaaaatactaaaaattaaaaattacttaattaaactcctaaaaattaaaaattacataattaaaagctaaaaataccccgtggacgactactcatccggcggcactacccccaattgtctttggaagcctaatatcatggcctcgtgcaatcgaagttgcgagggggtcatagtggacctatcggccatattgagttgggccataAGCTgtcacaacgagttggtgggggggtggaggtggtgcatATGGAACGGGAACTGGAGCATCGGCGGTTGCAGCCACGgctcgacggcggttggccgccgccttcttccttccttgcggtcggcgttgggaactgctcgggccggcgccggggctacccaagttagctccggcgagttggctagccacttcttcggagccggcgtcggatagggataccgaccttgaccgtttggaggagccactagaggaggatgttacgcctcccatatacttcgggtgcgtccgtgtctcctgccaaacgttgaggtacttgaacggcttgtactTGAACGGCCGCTCCTGGCattccgctcttcctggaggaaatagccactAAACCTgccaatttcatcgttggctAGGAAGATggagttgcgcaccatactctcgttgcgcttgaccgttcccggcggccgatttttattgtaccggcgagcgatgcgccaccaaaagtgattgccggattggttcgtgccaaccaccggatcttcggagatttccaagtacgccgtgaacaatttatccatctccgccgtaGTGTACGGTGTGTGGATACCACGAGTAGGAGGAGtcagagtttgggagggggcggtcggcctaagctccggtgtccacccgtatcgcccttcgggggcaccttggtcgtcgattgggtatggctgGTAGCCACCCGAAcacccgaactttgggtttgaggaggggccgaatattccgtttccggactaggaaacggttgtgaaccgaaccatttggggttccaaccgtgggagggcggggggtcatcgccttggccggacattgttatgatgtaggagtggaagaaagattgagaatggatatgagagaatgaagatgagaatggatatgggagaatgaggaTGAGAATgcatatgggagaatgaagatgagatttGTATAGTTTGGTGCGAATTTTTGGATGTGAAAGTGAGGtattttatagatgaaaatgtgtatttttggggggaaaaaataaaaaaaattaaaaagtggaaaaaaaggtaaaaaacggatatattttttttgggaagtgaaaaaatatttttttttatttttaatcggtttttttaattaaaaaccgatttttaataaaaaaattcaaaggcaacggctatgccgttgcccaatcgctgcTCGCCatgtcgcctgctcgctggcacggacgtgctcgatacagcgagcagcgccgtgccagcggcgcgagcgcagcggcggcagaCCTCGCTCTTGCctgcggcacggacgccgtcagTCCACCGTTATGCATGCTCTAGTGCTTATATATGCTTTTGGTGCACATAAAAGTTCGAAGTAAATTTTATTACTTCCGTAATTAATGCACCCTTAAATTACGTCTTTAAAATCTTcgacaaactttcattttataatgcacATAACAGTAACTCATTACATCATATCACAATTTTAACAAATATTCCTTACGTCCCAACTTAATTTAGTCGGTTTTTTTTagaatgatttatttatttgtttcttCATGCCAATCAACGTATAAGCTACTTCCTCCATTCCTTGTTAATAAGACACTTCTTTTTGGCATGGGGATTAAGAGTAGTATGTTTAATAGAtgataaataaagtaagagtgaatATAATTTGCATGACTGATATTTAATACGAGTCAGATCTagccttaaaaacatgcaaaatccgtgtttgtcaactcccccaaactttattatttgtttgtcctcaaacaaaatatgagaaaaaactaataaagaagcacggatgctaagaactagacttcatagttgcctaaaaaattgtaacaagaaataaagagtttgacaagaatacaaatcaaatcaagcaaagcttattagtgcattttcattactagctcgttgatcaccttgaagtacatgcgctcaaaagtgtttagaagtgtgtttatcactcactctcaaagtgtatattgGAAAAAGTGTATGCTCTTagatcatgcaacatgcaaagtttacaACCTGGAACtggaaaaagaagagagagattcaCAGCAAATAGAAGAGCTTGCTTTCCCGAATAAGCCATGACAAATCAAGCTGTGCTGCTCATTCTTGATCTGTGAGATTGTGACAACTACTCTTATGTATTAGTATAAAGAACAATCATGTGTAAATACAAACCAttttattagaaataaaataaagtgtgCCGTGTGATATTAGacagaaaatgaaattaaatatcCCTCCGTCTGTCCCATTGTAggtgacacattttcctttttttggatGTCCCACTCTAATTGACACATTTTGAAATGGACTTTTAGGCGGAAGTAAAACAAGAACTGGAATTTAATATCAAAAGTAGAACAATCCTCCACAGAGGCCCAAGATAATCCTTTTGAAGCAGCTTGTGGTTGATCCCGTGCTAAAACACTTTATTTTCCAAGATATCTAGCTCTTCTAAAGAGGAGCTAATTATAGGGATCCTACGAACTCTAATATAGGAAAGTGAATCAACATATAAATAAACTAAGAATCAAatcctcaacatttaaagtaatCTTTCAACAATGTccataatatgaaaataatctcaagagataatggagatcattagcttgTTCTCTATCATATtccccaaaatggaaaaatcattatctctactttattcaccatccactcaactcacaaaacaaaactGCATAAAAATCCCTTGTCATATAagaaatgctccacttagagtgggatagagggagtaatgGATTAATGAAAGGGATAAAGCAGCATATATTTCATCCATACTCTTTTGGCCTGATATTGATTGCATGTTACACGCACATAAACCAATAACCAACTTTAGTAATTAACAGTAGCCAAATTAATTATAAGCAGCTGGTAGTTTATCTACCCTAATATTTTTGAAGGGATTCGAGCTGTTACGTTTAAGTAAGATTGTATACATCTGTAACCAAATTACCAGCATCTCTGTAAAATAATAAGCATTCACTTGTAGGAATGACTTGAAGTGTGGAAATCCTTGGAAGTATATGATAACGGAGGCAGTACGTGGAAAGTCTACAAACGGGGTCATCGCAACGTCATTGACTGGAATGAAGATATGCAGGAGGTGGCCAAGTGATGTGCAGCAGCTATTGCAAGGCTATAGTCAGTTATTGCCATTATTGCATGATAGAGTCAGTTACTTTCCGTTATAGAATCAGTCATTTCTCATTATAGAGTCAGTTACTTTCCATTAACTCCGTGTCTGTGTCAGTTATCATCCATTACTCATCCTTACTATATAAGGAGGGTTTTGGGAGATTGCTAAGCACGTTATTTTCCTGAATTGAGTTGTAATTGGCAAGTGCCAATTGGGTTTAGAGGTTTTTCCTGAATTGAGTTGTAATTGGCAAGTGCCAATTGGGTTTAGAGGTTGTTCACATCTGAGCACTCTATTCATATATTGAAGTTATCATTTTCCATTCTATCACCTGCTCCTATTCCCAATTATCATCAAAGTGCCTTTACTCTTATCAGTATATAAACTAAAGTAATATTCTAGTATAAATAATTGATGTAAATATATAAGAAGCGCAACCTAAATAAGAAATCAATCACCTGCTACAACACAAATGCTGCTCGGCTCGAAAGCACATAGACAAAATTCACAggcaaataaaaacacaaaaactaTAACACAATAACACCAGACACTGCTCCAGGATTGAATATTTACATAATGCAAAGTCTTTACAGAGTCCAAACATAGCACCAGCAAATACACAGTATAGAAAATACGAAGATTTTTCGGCATAGGGGCAAAGCCTCTAGTTTTGATCTAAAAGCCAAAACATCTGACACTAGAGAACGGACTATATGAGAAAGTGATCGACTCTTTTAACATTACTAAtatctgagagagagagagagagaggtataGATGAATTGATTCCACTTGTTTTAGTGTCCATGAAAGTTCCTAAACAAATGTTATCTGTTGATCAATCCTACCATATGACACCAACAATCTGCAACTAGAGTTGTTCAGATAAATCATGCCAGCTACACTATGCTACACAATGTATCAACACCATGGCATATAAGCTTCTCAATCACTCGGCATATAAACATGGTCCTTAAGTCATATATTCCTTTTTCTCACTCATCATACCATGGTCATACAATCACAAATAGAGCGATTTATGAACAAGAACGGCAGACGAACTAACAAATGAGGCTTTCTATTTAATGCATCTCCACCAATCAGAATCTAAAATCTTGCTACTGAAAACCCTCATCCCGACATTCAAATGGTCAACAGAGAAATAGAATTGAAGTAGAAAATTCAATACTTTGCTAAATCAAATTTCCAAGAAATTACCTCATCTCCTCCGGGAAGAAAAACCCCCATCTTTCTTATGCTTCATCATCAACAAAGCCctttctctctccttctccttccTCTCTCTATCCAGCCTCTCCTCCCTCAACTCCTCAATTGTTTTTTTACCACCACCAgagctcctcttcttctccTTACGCCTCTgttcttcatcatcatcgtcgtccCCATCAACAACCCGCTTCGCCATATACCATGGCAATTTCACGCCTTTCCCAGCAACTCCGTACCCAAATTTATGATTCTCATCTTCCGGCCCCACAACCCTAACCTCCTCCTTCTTCATCCTCTTATTCTTATCTTCATCCCTCGCAAATCTGCTTCTCTTTTCACTTTTCTTCTCATCACCGGGTTTGATCGGGTCGAAA is a window of Salvia splendens isolate huo1 chromosome 3, SspV2, whole genome shotgun sequence DNA encoding:
- the LOC121795676 gene encoding inner centromere protein-like, producing the protein MGGHGGLNILPQKKWNVYNFDNREKVRLDEEAAAKEEQLKREQSRRRDTELRLEKLRQARGLASQHPAEADEKPSVETAPAPAPAAAAVSIAEPLNSASDSKHINLFEGIRIFDPIKPGDEKKSEKRSRFARDEDKNKRMKKEEVRVVGPEDENHKFGYGVAGKGVKLPWYMAKRVVDGDDDDDEEQRRKEKKRSSGGGKKTIEELREERLDRERKEKERERALLMMKHKKDGGFSSRRR